Part of the Xenopus laevis strain J_2021 chromosome 2S, Xenopus_laevis_v10.1, whole genome shotgun sequence genome is shown below.
tccccaccccaactcataCCACTATTAGAGGGCAGataggctgatgtaatgatcgaggtgggaccagtattttcatcactcagatatactgcaatccttacaactgtgaaaccagatcgggatacatcatatttctaagtgtttttatatttcattaattccctcttttgattttaaatgaactataaaatgttatgttttattgagtgattccttcttctacagactagtaGAATGCAAACTCTTACGTAATTAGCAGCCCTTAtactattgcactttattaactcttaatTGTTTATCGCAAGATATAATGAAGGcaacacatcaaagtgtggacatcatcaaaaacattttttaaggcattaattattcctttcatggtttccaagttacacacacaatctaattatatggctgtgcgacctcgttagctcttctttgcagttcctttctttctggtacaaattcatgttcatttttaagaGCTGTCTGCACGTCTAagattaaaggacttctaaacagtggtgatgggtggttagaaggtgcCGAAAAACCAAGAAAATATCGAAAACACAAGGGCTAATTTGACACTAAAGAGGCAACTGTCCTTACATGGTCCAGTAAATCcctgattttaattaatttgagaATCACGGCACTTTTTGAATATCAAAGTGTACCAGGTAATCCTGCTAACCTGAGCAACTAATCTGTCTGGAACTGGTCTCAGAACAAGTCTTGGAGACAAAAGGAGGAGCATTTAAATGGTGTTTTCTCATTCCACTTATGGATATCTCTTATAAGTATGGCACTTCAGCGATCAATCTTACATGACCAAAATCAACAGTTAGTATAAGTATCATTATACTAGTTGGTTGCAATAGTCATCATATTTAAACTTGATCTTCTGGTACCTCAACGGAATCCAGATACAAGCAAGAATTTACTGATTGCTAGTCTTAAAACCACGATTTCTCTACCACCCTTTGTAAATATCCCAGATATCTGGTGGTGACATACATATGAGGGCCTCAAGGGTTCAAAAACATAAACTTGGTAAAGGAACTATAAATTGCTTTTACCAAAACCAGAAAATAAAATAGGATAGATTTTTCCCACCAGCATTGATTTAGCAACTTGGTTACCACAACGTACTAATACTAGTTACTGTTATAGTATTACATaggaattcattaaaaaattagactttgtgGTAAATGCTAGTTATGTATGCCAAAACTTGAAATAATAGATCACATGCCAGTACCAAGATAGGGTGATAAGAATATTAAATAACTTcctgtttatatattttgtttcacCAGACTACCAAATGCCTGCTCAGCGTGGGGAACCAGGTCCTTCAGGAGAACCAGGCATAAGAGGACCACCTGGGCCTCCAGGGGTACATGGACAAGGACTACCAGGACCAAAAGGACATCAAGGACCCCCAGGCCTACCTGGTCATCCAGGTATAGGCAAACCCGGAATGCCAGGAATGCCTGGAAAGCCAGGCGCCATTGGAATGCCTGGCCCAAAGGGAGATCAAGGGCCAAAGGGAGAGTTAGGACACATTGGATTGCCAGGGCAACCAGGACAATCTGGGCCATCAGGTCGACCAGGCATTGGAAAGCCAGGTGAGCAGGGTTTACCAGGACATACAGGACCAAAAGGTGAACCAGGATTAAAAGGGCCACCAGGAATCCCTGGGATTATGGGTCCAAAGGGAGAAAGGGGGGTTGGTGTTCCAGGACTACCTGGATTTAAAGGTCCTCCTGGGCCCCAAGGGGCTCCAGGCCAAGCCGGCCTTCCTGGCATTGGAAAACCTGGTATGGCTGGTTTTCCAGGACCAAAAGGGCCACCAGGTCACCCTGGGTTAAAAGGAGAACAAGGTCCAACAGGTCCTATGGGGCCACCAGGCCTACAAGGCCCACCTGGTATTCCTGGTGTTGGTAAACCAGGTCCAAATGGATTTTCAGGTGAAATTGGTTTACCAGGTGGTAAAGGTGACCAAGGATTACCAGGTTTACCAGGACAACCTGGTCTGCCAGGAATAGGTAAACCAGGTCTCACTGGCCCTAAAGGAGAACGTGGATTTGGAGGTGCACCTGGTCCAATAGGACCCATAGGTGATAAAGGTGATAAAGGTGAACCTGGTGTAGGAGGGCTACAAGGCGAGCCTGGACCTTCAGGTCCGCCTGGACCAGTAGGACCCCAGGGAGTACCTGGATTTCCTGGGCCAATTGGAGAGCCTGGCAAGGAGGGTCCTGATGGACCAATAGGACCTAAAGGCGAACCAGGATTACAGGGAGTTCCAGGTATACAAGGTTTTCCTGGTGAGGTAGGGCCCCCGGGTCTCAGGGGATTGCCAGGACCAACAGGGCCAAAAGGAGAAGCAGGGCACAAGGGATTAATTGGTCCACCGGGCACACCTGGGCTGGTAGGACCCAAAGGAGAACCTGGGATGCCTGGTGAACTAGGATTACAAGGTGCTCCTGGAATACCTGGCCTTTCAGGATCAAGTGGACCAATAGGTCCTCCTGGACTCCCAGGTCCAAAGGGAGAACATGGTTTGACAGGTGCACCTGGTCTCCCTGGCGTGGGTGTAGCTGGCCCAATAGGACCCCATGGCCCTGTGGGATCACCTGGAGCAACTGGTCCCTCAGGGCCACCTGGTATGCCAGGACCTCCAGGACCACCAGGTGAACCTGGCCGTCCTGCAGAAATCGGACCTACGCCCCCAGGTATGGGACAGTATTTGCCAAATATGGGAGCCATTGATGGAGTAAAAACACCTCATGAGTAtgcagggaaaaaaggaaaaaatggaggAAACATTCACGAAATGCCAGCATTCACTGCTGAACTGACCACGCCCTTTCCTTTAGTGGGTGAACCTATAAAGTTTGAGAAACTGTTATACAACGGCAGAAATGGCTACAATCCACTTACTGGCGTGTTCACGTGTGAAATTCCAGGaatttattacttttcttaccaTGTCCATTGTAAAGGTGCCAATGTTTGGATTGCGTTGTTCAAGAATAATGAGCCAGTAATGTACACGTATGATGAATACAAAAAGGGATATCTTGACCAAGCCTCAGGGAGTGCAGTGCTCCCTCTCATGTATGGAGATCAAGTCTACATTCAGATGCCTTCAGATCAAGCCGCTGGACTGTATGCCGGCCAGTACGTTCACTCATCATTCTCTGGATTTTTATTGTATCCCATGTGAGCAACAATAATACACAAAAAAGaagattaaaaaaatcaaatgttcattttgcttttaaattttatataatgttCAACTGCCCTGTGCTACCTGTACAACGCAAAGCAGGACATTATCTGGCAGTGGGACCATCTTTTAGCACAGTCACATTTTTTGg
Proteins encoded:
- the col8a1.S gene encoding collagen alpha-1(VIII) chain, whose product is MALSVRSSQRLLALIAILAGTLSPAYAGAYYGAKQMPPQVPQYQAMAQQMPHMPHGKEGPPLGPMANEKSYMPYYGKDIPLMQMHPMDLMPRKKGKDYQMPAQRGEPGPSGEPGIRGPPGPPGVHGQGLPGPKGHQGPPGLPGHPGIGKPGMPGMPGKPGAIGMPGPKGDQGPKGELGHIGLPGQPGQSGPSGRPGIGKPGEQGLPGHTGPKGEPGLKGPPGIPGIMGPKGERGVGVPGLPGFKGPPGPQGAPGQAGLPGIGKPGMAGFPGPKGPPGHPGLKGEQGPTGPMGPPGLQGPPGIPGVGKPGPNGFSGEIGLPGGKGDQGLPGLPGQPGLPGIGKPGLTGPKGERGFGGAPGPIGPIGDKGDKGEPGVGGLQGEPGPSGPPGPVGPQGVPGFPGPIGEPGKEGPDGPIGPKGEPGLQGVPGIQGFPGEVGPPGLRGLPGPTGPKGEAGHKGLIGPPGTPGLVGPKGEPGMPGELGLQGAPGIPGLSGSSGPIGPPGLPGPKGEHGLTGAPGLPGVGVAGPIGPHGPVGSPGATGPSGPPGMPGPPGPPGEPGRPAEIGPTPPGMGQYLPNMGAIDGVKTPHEYAGKKGKNGGNIHEMPAFTAELTTPFPLVGEPIKFEKLLYNGRNGYNPLTGVFTCEIPGIYYFSYHVHCKGANVWIALFKNNEPVMYTYDEYKKGYLDQASGSAVLPLMYGDQVYIQMPSDQAAGLYAGQYVHSSFSGFLLYPM